The following are encoded together in the Methanosarcina flavescens genome:
- a CDS encoding sensor histidine kinase, translating to MKVSGKILVIIYIIFALLISVVIFASQSILYSSFSDLQEKEAAENVERVKDIIDLQVLHLEGINSALSSRDDVRALMLNQHPQSLSETAVDDIFSVSGCDFIFLVNSSGSIVYSKVSDSGVSTNASILPDVLQRIDDGSLLCKEAETPLKGLIMLENEPAFISSQPVLAASGINEVSGTIILGKKFDSSFIESIQKSTGSTVTLYNLKDSSLDFQQAIFESKNPNFMYNETGDRVTSYSVIKDISGSPIVVIQSDTASTIYAEGQKVLRYLVFLLLLAGLITGASFKFLLDREVISRIVAIDNFVRKARTDENFSERFSVDGDDELSRLSEGINQTLDRLRTTSDKFKAQEHEKMVILDSLTELVVFMDSELKIIWLNKAALDHMGMKLEDVIGRNYQDIYILYKEKPGKSPVLRVLESGNEEFGEVVTMDGKTWAVSAIPIKNEDGKITGILKTGLDITTHRRSEEKLLQAKLEAEAANNTKSEFLANMSHELRTPLNSIIGFSDILLEKAFGELNEKQYKYVSNISTSGKHLLMLINDILDLSKVEAGRMELHYSEFSINSIFEEVKAVLSPLMQVKALEVTFNIESDLTTLEADRGRLIQILYNLISNAIKFTPAGGKVLIYCKKSGNRALISIIDTGIGISAEDQLKLFQPFTQLSKSATKQYCGTGLGLALVKKLVSLHQGDIWVESEPGKGSNFTFAIPLRKPLELRKAKEMELECNDRV from the coding sequence ATGAAAGTTAGTGGAAAGATCCTTGTTATCATCTATATTATCTTTGCTCTTCTCATTTCAGTTGTTATTTTTGCATCCCAGAGCATTCTCTATTCCAGTTTTTCCGATCTGCAGGAAAAAGAGGCAGCTGAAAACGTAGAGAGGGTAAAGGATATTATTGATCTCCAGGTTCTACACCTTGAAGGCATCAATTCTGCTCTTTCTTCAAGGGATGATGTCAGAGCTTTAATGCTCAATCAGCACCCTCAAAGTCTCAGTGAGACTGCAGTAGACGATATTTTTTCCGTCAGTGGTTGCGACTTCATTTTTCTTGTAAACAGTTCAGGGAGTATTGTTTATTCCAAAGTCTCGGATTCAGGAGTATCTACTAATGCTTCTATTCTTCCCGACGTGCTTCAGAGAATAGATGATGGCAGTCTCCTCTGTAAAGAGGCTGAGACTCCTTTAAAAGGTTTAATCATGCTGGAAAACGAGCCTGCATTTATCTCCAGTCAACCTGTGCTTGCAGCGTCCGGAATTAACGAAGTCTCAGGTACGATCATTCTTGGAAAAAAATTTGATTCTAGTTTCATTGAATCCATCCAGAAAAGTACAGGAAGTACGGTTACCCTTTACAATCTTAAAGATTCTTCACTTGATTTCCAGCAAGCTATTTTTGAAAGCAAAAATCCGAATTTCATGTATAATGAAACCGGAGACCGAGTTACAAGCTATTCTGTCATTAAAGATATTTCCGGAAGTCCGATTGTTGTAATCCAGTCTGACACCGCCAGCACTATCTATGCCGAGGGACAGAAGGTTCTCCGATACCTGGTATTTTTACTTTTGCTCGCAGGACTTATTACTGGGGCTAGTTTTAAGTTTCTTCTTGACAGGGAAGTGATATCCCGGATAGTCGCAATTGATAATTTTGTGAGAAAGGCGAGGACAGATGAGAATTTCTCCGAACGATTTTCTGTGGATGGGGATGATGAACTCTCAAGGCTGTCTGAAGGAATAAACCAGACACTTGACCGCCTGAGAACTACTTCTGATAAGTTCAAAGCTCAGGAACATGAAAAAATGGTGATTCTCGATTCTCTCACTGAACTTGTAGTCTTTATGGATTCCGAGTTGAAAATAATATGGTTGAATAAAGCGGCTCTTGACCACATGGGCATGAAACTTGAAGACGTTATCGGGCGAAATTATCAGGACATATATATATTATATAAAGAGAAACCAGGCAAATCTCCTGTATTGAGAGTATTGGAGTCCGGGAATGAAGAGTTCGGGGAAGTAGTTACCATGGACGGGAAGACCTGGGCAGTTAGCGCAATTCCCATAAAGAATGAAGATGGCAAGATTACCGGGATTCTGAAAACAGGTCTAGATATCACTACACATCGGCGTTCGGAAGAAAAATTGCTTCAGGCAAAACTTGAAGCTGAAGCCGCCAATAATACCAAAAGTGAATTTCTTGCAAACATGAGCCATGAGTTGAGAACGCCTTTGAATTCCATTATAGGATTTTCGGATATTCTCCTTGAGAAGGCTTTTGGCGAGCTTAATGAAAAGCAGTACAAATACGTAAGCAATATTTCTACAAGTGGGAAGCATTTGCTGATGCTCATAAACGATATTCTTGACCTTTCAAAAGTAGAAGCCGGAAGAATGGAACTCCACTATAGTGAGTTTTCGATCAACTCCATTTTTGAAGAAGTTAAAGCCGTTCTTTCTCCTCTTATGCAGGTAAAAGCTCTTGAAGTGACTTTTAATATAGAATCCGACCTTACTACGCTTGAGGCCGACAGAGGTCGACTGATTCAGATACTTTACAACCTTATAAGCAATGCAATCAAATTTACCCCAGCCGGTGGAAAAGTCTTGATCTACTGCAAGAAGAGCGGCAATCGAGCGCTTATTTCAATCATAGATACCGGTATAGGCATTTCTGCTGAAGATCAGTTAAAACTTTTCCAGCCCTTTACCCAACTTAGTAAGTCAGCAACCAAACAATACTGCGGCACAGGACTTGGACTTGCTCTTGTGAAGAAGCTCGTGAGCCTGCATCAGGGAGATATCTGGGTTGAGAGCGAACCTGGGAAAGGCAGCAACTTCACCTTTGCGATTCCTCTCAGGAAACCCTTAGAGCTCAGAAAAGCCAAAGAGATGGAACTTGAATGTAATGATAGAGTTTGA